TCGTTGCTCTGGAGCAAGGCGTCGTTAATATCGAACCATGGCGATCGCTATTTACACTGTCTGGCACTTTTAGCGAGATCACCCTATACGAACCGGCACTGGATTTAGTTAACCGTGACGCCAGCCTTAACATTAGCGATATTTTCGCTCCGCTAAGCAGCGATACTCCGGCGCTAGAACCGGAAGCTGAACCACAACAAGAAGCACAGCCAATACCGCTAACCATCGACCGTTTTGCACTCCAGCGAGGTGCGGTTAGTTACCAAGTCGATGACCATAAGCCGCTTAAGTTCGAACAACTTAGCCTAGCTGGAGAACAACTCGATTTCGCCCACGATGGCAACAAGATTGCATTGGCACTGGTTGGCCCAGGCGGCGGTGAATTGGACCTTAAGCTCGACAGCCAACTTACCCCGCTAAACGTGCAAGCCGAGCTAGCACTGCGTAAGGTACAGCTGCAGCCATTTTGGCAATTCCTGCAATTGCCGTTGGCGTTTGATCTTGACCAAGGGGCGTTAGCGCTTACCACCCAGATCAGTGTGACCGAACAAGGCAACGGGATCTCCGCGCACATCAGCAATAGCAATGTTGATATCACCCAAGTGGCCTTAAGTCACCAACAACAACCACTGCTCAGCATTGATAGCCTCAATGTCAGTGAGCTCGAGCTGCGCTGGCCGGAACAACAGTTGGCAATTGCTGGGGTTACCTTACAAGGTGGCCATGGCCACGCCCAACTGGATCAAGACGGTCTCAATTGGGCAACCCTATTCCAACCCATCGACAACGGCGATGACAATGCTGCCCCCGCGACAACAGATGAGCCTACTGAACCGAGCGAACCATGGGTTGTTACCCTTGATAAAGCCGCCATCGAGCAGTGGCAGTTTAACCTGACAGACACCACCCCTGAGACCGCCGTACAGTGGCAAGTATTGCTTAACAGCTTTAGCGCTGCGCCGCTTGGTAGCGATCTGAGCAAGCCCATCGCCTTGGCACTGGCAACCACCATCAATGAGCAAGGTCGCTTCGATTTTTCCGGCAATTTACAACCTGATGCACTGACCCTTGATGCCCAGCTAGCATTGCAACAGTTCAACTTGCTCGACACCATTCCCTATTGGCAACAGCAGGTGGCGATTAAACTACTCTCTGGCCAAGCGGGTTTCGACGGGACATTACAGCTCAAGGGGACGGAACCGTTAGACGTTAGTTTTGATGGTCGCACTGAGATCAGCAACTTTGTTACTCAAGACCCAAATGGCCAACGAGATCTCCTCAAGTGGAAATCCTTTGCGTTGGAACAGCTAAGTGTCGCCACCGCCCCGATGGCAATCTCAATTGATACCGTTAAAGCGGTCGCGCCTTATGCTCGTATCATCATTGATGAGGACGGCAGCACCAACCTCAGCCAGCTATCGAGCAACGATAGTGCCGCCCAAACCGATGACGCTGTCGTTGAAACTGCGCAAACTGATGTGGCTACTAATGAACCAGCCGCTGAGTCAACGGCACTGCCGCTGCAATTGGAGATCGGTCAGGTGGTGATTACCCAAGGCAGTGCCTTCTTCGCTGACAACTCCTTAACACCGAAATTTGCCACCGGTATCGAACAGATTGAGGGGCGCATTGGCACCCTAAGTACCGACTTTGACAAACCAGCTGAGGTCGACATTGCCGGTAAAGTCGACCGTTATGCACCGATGAGCTTGCAAGGCGAACTGCAACCGTTTGGTGCTGACCGTGAGCTCGACTTAGCCCTCAATTTCGACAACATCGAACTAACCTCGCTTAACCCGTACTCGGGCACCTACGCCGGCTACTTCATTGATCAAGGCCAACTCAATTTAGCCCTCAATTATCAAATGGAAGGCAATAAGCTGAACGGCAACAACAAGGTAGTTCTTAATCAGCTCAAGCTTGGCCAGCGCAGTGAATCTGAACAAGCCACTAGCCTGCCGGTTTCTTTAGCGCTCGCGTTAATGCAAGACAGCAACGGCGTCATCGATCTTGAGCTCGATATCAGCGGCGAGGTTGATGATCCCTCATTCGCCGTTGGTCCTTTAGTGATGAAGGCATTAACCAATGTCATCACTAAAGCGGTTACCGCGCCATTTTCACTGTTAGGTAGTTTGCTGGAAGGCGATCCACCGGCGCAGTTTGTGCAGTTTGCCGCAGGTGAGATTGAGGTAACAGAACAGGCCCAAGCGGATCTAAAACGCCTTAGCAAAGCGCTCGAACAGCGGCCAGGGTTGAACCTAGCGCTGCTTGGTTCTATCTCGCCCAATGCCGATAAACGGGCGTTGGCGGAACGCCGCCTTAGTGAGCAACTTGGTTTCGAGGTTAGTGACTTAAGCAGCGACAGCGATTGGCAACGCCTAGTTCGGTTGGCACAGACTCAATTAGGAAAAGAGACGGTGACAGTGCTGCAACAACAGCAACCGGAACCGGCGCAATGGCAACCACTGCTATTGGAGAAAATGGTTGAGGCACAAGCGGTATCCGATGAGGCGTTATCAAAACTGGCACTGAATCGTGCCGCCAACACCAAACAGGTGCTGGTTGAAGTGGTTGGCTTGCCTCCTGAACGGGTGTTTGTCCGAGAAAGCCGAGTTAACCTCGATACCCGTGGCAGCCGCGTTAATCTGGAACTGAGTGCCGGTAGCTAAATCGAGCGGCAATACACTGCCATCAAAAAAAAGCCGCTCAATGAGCGGCTTTTTTAGGCTGTGTAGCAACTAAGTGTTGTTCTTCCCAATGCTGTTAAAGCACCGACTAGGCGAGTTTTGATACAAGGGGGATTCCAAAGGGGGCAGAACTCCCCCTAATGCATACAAGAATGTGCCGTCGCCACCGCGACATAGCCCCTTAAGAATACTGCCATCGGTACAGCCGAAGGCTTAAGATAAACTTCAACAGCTAACTACGACACAGCCTTTTAGCGCGACACAGGCAACGCCCTTATTCAGCGTAGCTGCCATCCCAGTCACCGTAGTTGGCATCGCCAGCTAAGATGGTGGTGGCTACTTCACCCAATTGCGCCTTGATAACGCCTTGGATCTTAGCAATCACTTCGTCCTGAGACTCCTGCGCAGTGTAGAAGCTTACTGCTACGTGGTACTTCTTGCTGAAGAAAGCGATAAACAGATCCCAACCTTCAGTGCCTTGCAGTTCAGTTAAGGCGTCGTCCAGATCATCGAACTTCTCAATGTCTGCTTCGAAGCGAAACTCAACACAGGTTTCAGCGTAAGCGCCAATACCGTATTTTTTCTGATGGCGGGCTTTATGGTGAGACTTAAGCTCAGGTTTTGCCAATAGCGGCACTGCGGTCACAGACATGTTGGTACCTTTTGAGTTCACGCTCCAACAGAGCGTCAATGGTAAGCGTTTGCCAATAGCAAACAGATGGATGGAGGGTAAGACAGCACTCCCAAAGACGCAACTAAATCAGCGTATTTTCCCCAGCTCTGCGAGCGATAAGTCACCCCATACAATATGTTGTCATGGCTTTAGGTGGATTTGAGATGAATTGTGACCCGCTACCAACTTTAGTACCAAGTTAGCGCTAACGGGCTTGTCGGTCATTTTTGACTGGAATCAATTTGGTACACTATTTCCATCATATCTTGTCGGGTTATTTATGCGCCATTGGTTGTTGTTCTTGCTGTTATTACTCCCATGCAGCTTATGGTTTCCGTCGCTGGCATTACCGCAGCAGGGCCTAGCGCTGTTTGGTCTAGCTGGTGTGCTTTGGACTACCCATATTCTACCGGAACAACACAGTGCATTACTCATCCCCGTTATCGCCCTCACGCAGGGGTTGTTACCTACTGAAGCATTACTTGAAATCGCTTTAGCCCCTATTATGGCGGTGTTTGTATTTGGGTTTGCCTTTGCAGCGCTAAGCCGCCACCAAGGCTTAGACCGAGTGATTCTGGCCACCATTGCTCAGCGTTCTAACGGCAGCGAGCGTCGCGCCTGCTTCATTCTATTTTGTTGCACTTTTGCGATATCGATGTGGACCAGCAACGTCGTAACCGCGGCATTAATACTGCCGCTGGCGCTGATGATGACCGAGAATAAATCACTGAATTATCGTTATTTTATCTGTATTTGCATCGCCTACAGTGCCACCATCGGCGGCATGGCTACTCAAGTAGGAAGCTCAACCAGCTTTATCGCCAGCAACCTCATAGGAATCGATTTTATCGGTTGGATGCAATGGGCAATGCCAATTTCATTGTTGTTGTGGCTGTTGAGCATCGGCCTAACTAGCCAGTACTTTAAGCCGGAGTTTGGCAACGATTTATCGCTACCTAAATTGGCGATCGAACCGCAACAAAAGTTATCGTTATTGATCGTCTGCACCACCTTAACCACCTTCGTCTTCACCGCCATTTTCTGGCGCGAAGGCAAAGCTTATTGGGGGCTGATCCCATTAGTGGGCGTACTGTTGATGATGGCCTTTAAACTGCTGTCACTAAAGTTGTTTTTTCAGTCGGTCAAATATCGAGTACTGCTTATATTTGTCAGTGCGATTACCCTCGGTACCGTGCTGCATAACAGCGGTGGTGGCCAATTAATGGTGGATGCCATTATGCCAACGTTGACGCAGCTACCGCTGCCATTGCAGCTTGGCTTGGTGTTGTTGTTTGCCGCCATTGTTACCGAGCTAATGAGCAATGTCGCCTGCGCGTCTTTAATGGCGCCGTTACTGTCACTACTACTGTTGCCCCAAGGGGCAACCGAAGAGCAGTTGGCGTTATTGGTCGGAATGGGGTGTTCGTTCGCGTTTGTACTATCGACCGGAACGCCATCCAATAGCCTAGTTGTTAATATGGCATCGATCCCAACCAAGGTACTGGCCAACATTGGCTGGAAGGTAAAGTTAAGCTTGGTTACGCTGTTGTGGGCAATCTTACTGCTGCATTAACGTCACCACAGATAAGGCTATTTAGCTAACTCAATGCCACAGTGTTCAATAAAGCGTTGCGCTAGCGGAGTAAGCCGTTCCGATTTATAGATGAGGTAAATTGAGCGCTTTTCAGAGCCTGCTCCCGGAGCGATAACTTCACGAAGATCACCACGTTCCAGCTCAGCATCAACCGCCAGTAACGGCAGTACGCTCAAACCAAGACCAGTTCCTACTGCACGCTTTATGGCGCCCATGGTGTTCATCACCATCTCGTCCTGTACGGTCACGCCCAACTCTTTTAACAGATGCAGTGCTTCAATACGACTGGCGGCTTCCTCTTCATCCAGAACCCAAGTTGCCGCAGAGAGATCTTCAATCGAAGCGGTACGCTTAGCTAACTTATGCTCTGGGCTAGCGACCACGCAGAGGCGATCGCTCAGCCACGGTTGTGACTCAATGCCAATAGAAGTTGGCCGCGCACTGATGAAGGCGAGATCTAACTCATTATCTACTACCATCTGTTCAATCGTACTGGAAGTACCGATCTTAAGACGAGTGTTGATTGCCGGATTATAACGTTTGAAATAGGGAAGCTGCTTGGAGATAACATAGTTGCCGCAGGTCTTATTGGCGCCAATATTTAAGGTACCACCCTCGCCTGTTGCTTGGTCCTGGAAGCGCTGTTTAAGCTCTGAAACCTGCCCTAAAATTGTGTTGGCGTAGGTTAATGCAACCTGCCCAGACTCATTCAACACTACTCCGGAGGCACTACGTACAAATAACTTGGCCTCTAATGAGGACTCAAGCTCCTTTAAGCTCATGCTTACCGCAGGCACGGACTGATGTAAATGTTTCGCTGCTTTCGAGATCTGTCCATGCTCACAAATCGCTTTTAGCACCGCTAACTGTTTTAGGGTAATTCGCATTACTACTCCTCACTGCTGGAGTCGACAGTGTAATGAAAGAGCAGATGAGTTAACAATTTAAAGTAAAAAAAGGCTGTGTACCAACTAACTGTTGTTCTTTCCAAGGCTGTTAAAGCACTGGCTAGGCGAGTCGCGATACACAGGATAAAGCACTACCGCTATTGATCTTCTGCCGCATTGGAGCAGTTCAGCGAAGCGTTTTGGACTGCGACCTAAGGCAAGGGGGATTCCAAAGGGGGCGAAGCTCCCCCCTAAAGCACCGAAATCGATGAAGCCGAAGGCTTAAGATAAACTTCAACAGCTAACTAAGGCAGCGCCAAAAAAAACGGAGCCTTAACAGGCTCCGTTTTACAGAGTGATGAAATAGTTAGCCGTTATTTTTTCTCTTTAGCGAACTTAGCTGCGTTCTCACCAGCGATGCGGCCGAATACCACAGTATCAGCGATAGCGTTGCCGCCCAGACGGTTGTAACCGTGAACACCACCAGTTACTTCACCGGCTGCGTACAGGCCATCCATCTTCCAGCTTTGCAGGTTCAATACGTTGGCATCAGTATCTACTGCTACGCCGCCCATTACGTGGTGGATACCAGGCTGAACTCGTACCGCGTAGTATGGCGGTTTGCTCAGGTTAAGAGGCATGTCTTCACGACCGAAGGCATCATCTTTGCCATTAGCTTGGTACTGGTTGTAGTCAGTGGCAGTTTTAACAAGGTCTTTCATGCCGGTGATTTCGGCCAGACCTTTGATGGTATCGGACTTGCTCAGCATGCCCAGGTGGTCGTAACCACGTACCATTTTCTTCTTCTCAACCAACTGCTCGTCGAATACCAACCAAGCCCATTGAGCTTCAGTTTTCAAAATTGCATCGGAAGCACGGTCGCGAGTAGTTAACTCGTTAATGAAGCGCTGACCGTCGGTGTTCACCATGATGGCACCAACACCACGAACGGTTTCAGAAACCAAGATACGGCTATCTTTACCAATGGTAGGGTGTGCTTGTACCCAATCGATGTCGGTCATGGACGCGCCAATCTCTTTCGCTAGGGTGATACCATCGCCCGTCGCAGTAACGTTGTTAGAGCTTGTCATGTCAGCAAAGGTTGGACGATAGTAAGCAATCATCTCTTTGTTCATGCCGTAACCACCGGTAGCCAAAACGACAGAGTCAGCGGCGATCATGTTGTAACCACTGTGACGGCCGTGAACGACTACGCCTGCAATAGACTTGTCATCATTCAGCACAATCTTCTCAACCCGAGAGTTTACGCGAACTGGAATGTCACGCTGTTCAGCAGCTTTACGCAGCGTATCGATGATGTGTGGACCAACAGAGTGGCCGCCCGAAGGACGGTGGGTACGCTCTACCCGAGCACCACCAGAACGCTTTAAGTCATCCATGTTAGCGCCGAGATCTTCCAGCCACTTGACTGCGTCGGCAGAACGTTCAGACAGGATCTGCACCAGCTTAGGATCGTTCTGGTAGCGACCGCCTTTCATGGCGTCTTCTGCGTACCATTCAACAGAGTCTTCGATACCTTTGGCTTTCTGCTGTGGTGTACCAACGGCGTTGATACCGCCAGCAGCCAACATCGAGTTACCACCGGTGTATTCGTTCTTTTCGAACAACACAACGTTGGCGCCAGCTTCTTTAGCGGAGATGGCAGCATTAAAACCAGCAGAACCACCACCAACAACGATTACGTCCACAGTTTCAACTGGGCCTTTATCGATAGCTTTTTGAATCTTTTTCTGGTTCCAATCACCGTTCCATGCTTTCTTCTCTTTGCTGTCAGCAAACGGCATTTCCATGTCATCGAAAGAGTGACAACGGTTACAAGTCAGCTCTGGCTTAGAGTGGCCAACGTGACAAGAAGTACAGTTGATTTCACCCAGGTGAGAAGTGTGTGGGTCGAACTCCAACTCATCGTTGGCTAGCTCTTGGTAACTGCCATGACAATCTTGACACTGAGCGTTCTCATGGGTCTGACTATCAGTCAGGTTAGCCTTGATATCCTTGATTTTTTCACCAACGTGACAGGAATCACAGCCACCCATTTCAGCATGGAATTTTGCCAGTGCTTGACCAGATTCTGCTTGTACTGGAGCCGTTAGGGACAGGCCTAATACTACCGCTGCAGAAAGCGTTGCTAATTTCAGTTTCATCATCTCACCTTGGAGTATTTTCATTTTCTGACTACCACTTTAGCAGTAGATGGAGAATATACAATTTGATCCGCGTCATATTAAAAATAGGGAGCAACATCAACATTCTTAAACCCCATTAAATGTTTCTTAACTACGTAAAGACGCAAAAAAGGAATCTCGAAAAATTATCACCTTAGCTCTCTAAGTTTATGAGGTTTATTGTGGTTACTTTATTACAATCAAACCAAAGTTAACTATAGTTAACCCTGATTAAAAAAAGCTTAAGCTGGTAATTTAAAGTTGTGACCAATATCTACATAGCACAAAATCGCTCGCCTATATTTAGTAATGAAGAATAAAACAATATGGATATATGATGATGTTAAATAGCACTTTTAAGCTGTCTCCGATATTGCTGGCTGTTGCAGCTCAATTGGCAATGTCCGCTAATGCCACTGCGATTGAGGGCATAACCGCGGCCGATAAGCTTGCTCTAAAATCTCGCACGGTTTACTTCGATCGAGACTATGAAAAGCGTAGCTCGAACGACAGTACCTTGGCTCAGGGCCTCGAACTAAATTACCAATCTGGTGAAATTTCTGACTTTTTCACCGTTGGTGCTTCCTTCTATGGCGTGGCCAACATCAAGTCTAGCGGCAGCGCTGGTGGTAACATTCTTCCTAGTGGCAGTCACGCTGGCGATGTTCGTGGTGGCTTTGGTAAAGTTGGTCAAGCCTACATTGGTTTGTCCCTAGTTGAAGACAGCAACATCACTTTGGGCTACCAAAAAACCAAAACCATGTTATTGGCAAGCTCTGGCAGCCGTGCTATTCCCAGCACTTTCCGCGGCATAACCGGCAATTATCAGTGGCAGTCATTTAAGGTTTACGGTTATGTATTTGATGAATGGAGTCGCCGTGGTGATGACGAATGGGAATCATTCGAAACGGTTAATGGTGATGACATTGATTATGTCTGGGGATTTGGAACTACCTTTAAACAAGGTAAATGGCAAGCCGATGCTGAATATTTAAACTCCGACAATTATTTAGCTAAATACGGCATTCGCGGGAGTTATTCGGACAAGTTAGCAGGCGGTAAAATAAAGTTATCCGCAGGTATCTTTTTCTCTGAAGATGATGGCAGTGCATTTAAAGCGGGAAGTGATAAAAACCTAGATAATATAGACAGTAATGATGGTCAGGTTTACTACCTTGATGCCAACTGGAATTATCAAATGTTAACTTTTGGTGTTGCTTTTGCCCAAGTTGACGAAATTTGGATTGAAGACAATTTCGCTGGCGATCATGGTACTAACCCACTGCCAACCCGTGCCCCAATCGGCCCAGATTTAACCAATGCCGAAGAAACCATTTGGCAAGGCCGTGTTGGTTTTGACTTCGCTGGGATTGTCGATGGCCTAACCATCAATATGACCTACACCGAAGGTAAAGACGCAGAGAATGCCAAGTTAGGCGCCGCCGGTGGCACTGCTGATGAAGACTACTGGGCCATCGATACTCGCTATAACGTTGCGGCAGTGAAGGGCTTAAAGCTACGTTGGTTATACGCCGACTACAACTCTGACGAGACTGGCTCTGTTGGTGGCGTTAAAGACGACGAGAAAGACCACCGCGTATACGTTGACTACAGCTACAAGTTTTAACCAAACCACGGAAACAACAACGGCGTACTAAAGAGTACGCCGTTTTTTATTACGCTCGCGCTGGCTCGTATCGCTGCCGCGCCATTGGCTAACGTGGTTTAACGCGCTAACTCAAGCATCTGCGCCAACTCAGTAGGCCCAACGTCACCATGCTCACTCATGCCTTCACGACCGTGCTCAGCTAGGCTGGCTAACACTTTAACGATGGCATCATCACCCAACTCAACGTCAGCCAATGTGGTTGGCACTTCCATCTGCTTAAAGAATGCTACAACGGCCTCAATGGTGGCATCAATGCGCTCATCACGGCTACCGCTGTTGATATCGAATACTCGCTCCCCCAACTGTACGATCTTGTCGCCCTTTTGGTCACGGCGTTGCTTCATAACAGCTGGCAACATAATGGTTAGGCTGCGGCCGTGATCGACGCCGTAATGACCAGTTAGCTCATGACCTATCATGTGAGTAGTCCAATCTTGCGGTACACCAGCGCCAATCAAACCGTTTAAGGCCATGGTGGCCGCCCACATAACGTTACTGCGTACTTCCATGTCATCTGGATTGGTTAGGGCTTTAGGCCCCTCTTCCACCAACGTTAGCAGTAAACCTTCACTAAATCGGTCTTGCACCTTGGCGTTGTGATTCACCGTCAGGTATTGCTCAATCACGTGGACAAAGGCATCGACCACACCATTACTCACTTGGCGCGGGGATAAACTCAGGGTGGTTTGGGGATCAAGTACCGCGAACGCAGGTCGCACCCGTGGGTCAAAAAATGCCAGCTTGCTGTTACCACGAGAAACGACTGAGGCCGGGTTGGACTCCGAGCCAGTGGCAGGCAAGGTCAATACACAGCCGATCGGCATTACCGTTGGTGTTGAGGCACCTTTGGCGAGGATATCCCACGGATCACCTTGGAACGCTACCGCAGCGGAGACGAACTTACTGCCATCTACTACCGAGCCACCGCCAACAGCGAGAAGGTAGTCGTAACCCTCAGCGCGAATAAGCTCTACCGCTTTCATTAGCGTATCGTACTGAGGATTGGCTTCGATTCCACCAAACTCACCCCACTGATGATCAGCCAGCGCTGCGGTTACCTGATCGTATACGCCGTTGTTTTTAATCGACCCACCACCAAACAGCACCAAGACTTTCTTGTCTTTCGGGATATCGTTACCGACTTGCTTGATCTGACCTTCGCCAAAATGGACGCGAGTGCTGTTTTCAAAAGTGAACTTCATCTTAATGATCCTTGCTTCGATATATTGGTATACCCAACGATGACGACAGCTTACGCTGGCACGAGCCACAACGCCATGTTGTGCCCGTATCGAGTTATCCGCGCAGGCAGGTTGCCACCACTGCTAAAATAACCGCAACAGAGGCTTTAGGATCGCAGGTTAATTCCAAGCAATACCGTGGATGCGAGATAGCATTTCAAAAGGCTGTGTACCAATTAACTGTTGTTCTTTCCAATGCTGTTAAAGCACCGGCTAGGTGAGTCCCAATACTAGGGGCAA
The genomic region above belongs to Ferrimonas lipolytica and contains:
- a CDS encoding iron-containing alcohol dehydrogenase; its protein translation is MKFTFENSTRVHFGEGQIKQVGNDIPKDKKVLVLFGGGSIKNNGVYDQVTAALADHQWGEFGGIEANPQYDTLMKAVELIRAEGYDYLLAVGGGSVVDGSKFVSAAVAFQGDPWDILAKGASTPTVMPIGCVLTLPATGSESNPASVVSRGNSKLAFFDPRVRPAFAVLDPQTTLSLSPRQVSNGVVDAFVHVIEQYLTVNHNAKVQDRFSEGLLLTLVEEGPKALTNPDDMEVRSNVMWAATMALNGLIGAGVPQDWTTHMIGHELTGHYGVDHGRSLTIMLPAVMKQRRDQKGDKIVQLGERVFDINSGSRDERIDATIEAVVAFFKQMEVPTTLADVELGDDAIVKVLASLAEHGREGMSEHGDVGPTELAQMLELAR
- a CDS encoding flavocytochrome c, which gives rise to MKILQGEMMKLKLATLSAAVVLGLSLTAPVQAESGQALAKFHAEMGGCDSCHVGEKIKDIKANLTDSQTHENAQCQDCHGSYQELANDELEFDPHTSHLGEINCTSCHVGHSKPELTCNRCHSFDDMEMPFADSKEKKAWNGDWNQKKIQKAIDKGPVETVDVIVVGGGSAGFNAAISAKEAGANVVLFEKNEYTGGNSMLAAGGINAVGTPQQKAKGIEDSVEWYAEDAMKGGRYQNDPKLVQILSERSADAVKWLEDLGANMDDLKRSGGARVERTHRPSGGHSVGPHIIDTLRKAAEQRDIPVRVNSRVEKIVLNDDKSIAGVVVHGRHSGYNMIAADSVVLATGGYGMNKEMIAYYRPTFADMTSSNNVTATGDGITLAKEIGASMTDIDWVQAHPTIGKDSRILVSETVRGVGAIMVNTDGQRFINELTTRDRASDAILKTEAQWAWLVFDEQLVEKKKMVRGYDHLGMLSKSDTIKGLAEITGMKDLVKTATDYNQYQANGKDDAFGREDMPLNLSKPPYYAVRVQPGIHHVMGGVAVDTDANVLNLQSWKMDGLYAAGEVTGGVHGYNRLGGNAIADTVVFGRIAGENAAKFAKEKK
- a CDS encoding SLC13 family permease, which encodes MRHWLLFLLLLLPCSLWFPSLALPQQGLALFGLAGVLWTTHILPEQHSALLIPVIALTQGLLPTEALLEIALAPIMAVFVFGFAFAALSRHQGLDRVILATIAQRSNGSERRACFILFCCTFAISMWTSNVVTAALILPLALMMTENKSLNYRYFICICIAYSATIGGMATQVGSSTSFIASNLIGIDFIGWMQWAMPISLLLWLLSIGLTSQYFKPEFGNDLSLPKLAIEPQQKLSLLIVCTTLTTFVFTAIFWREGKAYWGLIPLVGVLLMMAFKLLSLKLFFQSVKYRVLLIFVSAITLGTVLHNSGGGQLMVDAIMPTLTQLPLPLQLGLVLLFAAIVTELMSNVACASLMAPLLSLLLLPQGATEEQLALLVGMGCSFAFVLSTGTPSNSLVVNMASIPTKVLANIGWKVKLSLVTLLWAILLLH
- a CDS encoding DUF748 domain-containing protein, with amino-acid sequence MLKQWWEKAWVRRVSYALIALALYCLTLGWGLPSLAERQLPKWIAQNTNGSLSIANISFNPLTWELKVDQVALNDEASIQVVALEQGVVNIEPWRSLFTLSGTFSEITLYEPALDLVNRDASLNISDIFAPLSSDTPALEPEAEPQQEAQPIPLTIDRFALQRGAVSYQVDDHKPLKFEQLSLAGEQLDFAHDGNKIALALVGPGGGELDLKLDSQLTPLNVQAELALRKVQLQPFWQFLQLPLAFDLDQGALALTTQISVTEQGNGISAHISNSNVDITQVALSHQQQPLLSIDSLNVSELELRWPEQQLAIAGVTLQGGHGHAQLDQDGLNWATLFQPIDNGDDNAAPATTDEPTEPSEPWVVTLDKAAIEQWQFNLTDTTPETAVQWQVLLNSFSAAPLGSDLSKPIALALATTINEQGRFDFSGNLQPDALTLDAQLALQQFNLLDTIPYWQQQVAIKLLSGQAGFDGTLQLKGTEPLDVSFDGRTEISNFVTQDPNGQRDLLKWKSFALEQLSVATAPMAISIDTVKAVAPYARIIIDEDGSTNLSQLSSNDSAAQTDDAVVETAQTDVATNEPAAESTALPLQLEIGQVVITQGSAFFADNSLTPKFATGIEQIEGRIGTLSTDFDKPAEVDIAGKVDRYAPMSLQGELQPFGADRELDLALNFDNIELTSLNPYSGTYAGYFIDQGQLNLALNYQMEGNKLNGNNKVVLNQLKLGQRSESEQATSLPVSLALALMQDSNGVIDLELDISGEVDDPSFAVGPLVMKALTNVITKAVTAPFSLLGSLLEGDPPAQFVQFAAGEIEVTEQAQADLKRLSKALEQRPGLNLALLGSISPNADKRALAERRLSEQLGFEVSDLSSDSDWQRLVRLAQTQLGKETVTVLQQQQPEPAQWQPLLLEKMVEAQAVSDEALSKLALNRAANTKQVLVEVVGLPPERVFVRESRVNLDTRGSRVNLELSAGS
- a CDS encoding LysR family transcriptional regulator, whose translation is MRITLKQLAVLKAICEHGQISKAAKHLHQSVPAVSMSLKELESSLEAKLFVRSASGVVLNESGQVALTYANTILGQVSELKQRFQDQATGEGGTLNIGANKTCGNYVISKQLPYFKRYNPAINTRLKIGTSSTIEQMVVDNELDLAFISARPTSIGIESQPWLSDRLCVVASPEHKLAKRTASIEDLSAATWVLDEEEAASRIEALHLLKELGVTVQDEMVMNTMGAIKRAVGTGLGLSVLPLLAVDAELERGDLREVIAPGAGSEKRSIYLIYKSERLTPLAQRFIEHCGIELAK
- a CDS encoding OprD family outer membrane porin — encoded protein: MMMLNSTFKLSPILLAVAAQLAMSANATAIEGITAADKLALKSRTVYFDRDYEKRSSNDSTLAQGLELNYQSGEISDFFTVGASFYGVANIKSSGSAGGNILPSGSHAGDVRGGFGKVGQAYIGLSLVEDSNITLGYQKTKTMLLASSGSRAIPSTFRGITGNYQWQSFKVYGYVFDEWSRRGDDEWESFETVNGDDIDYVWGFGTTFKQGKWQADAEYLNSDNYLAKYGIRGSYSDKLAGGKIKLSAGIFFSEDDGSAFKAGSDKNLDNIDSNDGQVYYLDANWNYQMLTFGVAFAQVDEIWIEDNFAGDHGTNPLPTRAPIGPDLTNAEETIWQGRVGFDFAGIVDGLTINMTYTEGKDAENAKLGAAGGTADEDYWAIDTRYNVAAVKGLKLRWLYADYNSDETGSVGGVKDDEKDHRVYVDYSYKF